The uncultured Methanobrevibacter sp. genome includes a window with the following:
- the rpiA gene encoding ribose-5-phosphate isomerase RpiA translates to MKSASSNDSSKKNAGYKAAEYVNDGMVLGLGTGSTTHYFIEKVGMRIKDEGINVKGIPTSFQSLLIAKQWNIPITTLEENDIDLSVDGADEVDSEFNLIKGGGAAHTKEKIVDYAAKKFIVIVDESKCVEELGTFPVPVEVLPDASRMVIKELEDMGAKCEIRMAQRKDGPVITDNGNFVIDAKFEKIESPEHMEIDLNTIPGVVENGIFSQMVDKVIVGTPKGTKEL, encoded by the coding sequence ATGAAAAGCGCTAGCAGTAATGATTCTAGTAAGAAAAATGCAGGTTACAAGGCTGCTGAATATGTTAATGACGGTATGGTTTTAGGACTTGGTACAGGTTCAACAACACATTACTTTATAGAAAAAGTGGGTATGAGAATTAAAGATGAAGGAATCAACGTAAAAGGAATTCCAACATCATTTCAATCATTATTAATAGCCAAACAATGGAACATTCCAATCACTACTTTGGAAGAAAACGACATTGACTTGTCAGTGGACGGTGCTGATGAAGTGGATAGTGAATTCAACTTAATTAAAGGTGGAGGAGCGGCACATACTAAAGAAAAGATTGTAGATTATGCTGCAAAGAAATTCATTGTTATTGTCGATGAATCAAAATGTGTTGAAGAGTTAGGCACATTCCCTGTTCCTGTTGAGGTATTGCCTGATGCATCCCGTATGGTCATAAAGGAACTTGAAGATATGGGTGCCAAATGTGAAATAAGAATGGCTCAAAGAAAAGACGGTCCAGTAATAACCGACAATGGTAATTTTGTCATTGATGCCAAATTTGAGAAAATCGAATCACCTGAACATATGGAAATTGACTTGAATACAATTCCGGGTGTTGTTGAAAATGGAATTTTCTCACAAATGGTAGATAAGGTTATTGTTGGAACTCCAAAAGGAACTAAAGAATTATAG
- a CDS encoding UPF0179 family protein, with protein MITLIGKDLAKKGQEFVFLGPADECENCRFKSSCVGNLELNRKYVVVDVKDSEQKCPIHAEGVVIPVEIDFAKIDLLTTSKNIFEGSTFTYNAHDCDEKCDYHDLCFPDGLQENDKCIVLENNGKHKEECKKGYKLNNLTLGFVI; from the coding sequence ATGATTACATTGATAGGAAAAGATTTAGCAAAAAAAGGGCAGGAATTTGTTTTTCTAGGTCCGGCTGATGAGTGTGAAAACTGTAGGTTTAAATCATCTTGCGTTGGAAACCTGGAATTAAACAGGAAATATGTTGTAGTGGATGTCAAGGACAGCGAACAGAAATGTCCAATACATGCAGAAGGGGTTGTAATTCCTGTTGAAATAGATTTTGCCAAAATAGACTTATTGACCACTTCAAAAAACATTTTTGAAGGATCAACATTTACTTATAATGCTCATGATTGTGATGAGAAATGCGATTATCATGATTTGTGTTTCCCTGATGGATTGCAGGAAAATGATAAATGTATTGTTTTAGAAAACAATGGAAAACATAAAGAAGAATGTAAAAAAGGTTATAAACTTAATAATCTTACTTTGGGGTTTGTGATTTAA